A part of Microbacterium terregens genomic DNA contains:
- a CDS encoding flavin reductase family protein, with translation MSSPFEPYPVALVHRLIEPGPTVLITTAGEEWPTVMTNGFNMSVRHDGLLAVIVGRWDSTYESLRRKRECVVAVPGSDLIGTAVDVGNSSSADVNKWERFGLTPRPASVIGAPLIAECVANIECVVEDDSLVDAYGLWVLRAEAAWRYPEHEAPEFHHRGDGTFSENGALHDMRDRMTRWQYLS, from the coding sequence ATGTCGAGCCCCTTCGAACCGTACCCGGTCGCGCTTGTCCACCGACTCATCGAGCCCGGTCCAACGGTGTTGATCACCACTGCCGGTGAGGAGTGGCCCACGGTCATGACCAACGGCTTTAATATGTCGGTACGCCATGACGGGCTCCTCGCCGTCATCGTCGGCCGCTGGGACTCGACCTACGAGTCGTTGCGCCGCAAGCGCGAATGCGTCGTCGCAGTTCCCGGTAGCGATCTGATCGGGACGGCCGTCGACGTGGGCAATAGCTCCAGCGCTGACGTGAACAAATGGGAGCGATTCGGGCTCACTCCCCGTCCGGCGTCGGTCATCGGGGCGCCCCTCATCGCAGAGTGTGTAGCGAACATCGAGTGCGTCGTCGAAGACGACTCCCTCGTCGATGCGTACGGCCTGTGGGTTCTGCGCGCAGAGGCAGCCTGGCGTTACCCCGAGCACGAAGCGCCAGAGTTCCACCACCGCGGGGACGGCACGTTCAGCGAGAACGGCGCCCTTCACGACATGCGAGACCGGATGACGCGATGGCAGTACCTCTCCTGA
- a CDS encoding SDR family oxidoreductase → MSVWMITGAARGLGLEIARAALAAGEQVALAARRPETLPDDVRSHENVLPVRLDVTDEAQVVFAVGEVVERFGAIDVLVNNAGRGLLGALEEITDAEARSLFDVNVFGLINTTRAVLPVMRAAGHGKLIHIGSRSGFEGEPGVSMYSASKFAVAGISEALAAELEPFGIQSMVVEPGVFRTDFLDPSSVQLPERRVAAYDGTPAHITLDWVGRANHTQLGDPVKGAAFIYVVASGAKLPLHLPVGQDALDRRIVMTERIDREVAPLRDASAGTAHDDSE, encoded by the coding sequence ATGTCTGTTTGGATGATCACCGGTGCCGCCCGCGGGCTCGGACTCGAGATCGCTCGCGCCGCCCTGGCAGCGGGCGAGCAGGTCGCCCTCGCCGCTCGTCGCCCGGAGACCTTGCCGGACGACGTGCGCAGTCACGAGAACGTTCTACCGGTTCGGCTCGATGTGACAGACGAGGCGCAGGTCGTCTTTGCTGTGGGGGAGGTCGTTGAGCGCTTCGGCGCGATCGATGTGCTCGTAAACAACGCGGGCCGTGGTCTGCTCGGCGCGCTCGAGGAGATCACCGACGCTGAGGCACGTTCGCTTTTCGACGTGAACGTGTTCGGACTGATCAACACCACTCGCGCGGTGCTGCCGGTAATGCGCGCCGCCGGGCACGGCAAGCTCATCCACATCGGTTCCCGGTCCGGATTCGAAGGCGAGCCCGGTGTGAGCATGTACTCTGCCTCCAAGTTCGCCGTCGCCGGGATCAGCGAGGCCCTCGCGGCCGAGCTCGAGCCCTTCGGAATTCAGAGCATGGTCGTCGAACCCGGCGTGTTCCGCACTGACTTCCTCGACCCCTCCTCCGTCCAGCTGCCCGAGCGTCGCGTCGCCGCATACGACGGCACACCCGCGCACATCACCCTCGACTGGGTGGGGCGGGCCAACCACACTCAACTCGGCGACCCGGTCAAGGGCGCGGCCTTCATCTACGTTGTTGCCTCGGGTGCGAAGCTGCCCCTGCACCTGCCTGTCGGTCAGGACGCCCTGGATCGACGCATCGTCATGACGGAGCGCATCGACCGCGAGGTTGCGCCGCTGCGCGACGCGTCGGCCGGCACCGCACACGACGATAGCGAGTGA